In Poecile atricapillus isolate bPoeAtr1 chromosome W, bPoeAtr1.hap1, whole genome shotgun sequence, one DNA window encodes the following:
- the LOC131592473 gene encoding leiomodin-2, whose translation MSTFGYRRELSKYEDIDEDELLASLTEEELKELERELEDIEPDRNLPVGQRQKSLTEKTPTGTFSREALMAYWERETKKLLEKERLGACEKDSEQEEDNSEELQEECFTESNSEVSEEAYTEEDDEEEDEEEDEAESDDEHEDEQNAAAGRRSDHIRHKKCNGAKDNENFLNGHHGKDSDNRSLKSSAIHPCGNPTVIEDALEKVRSNDPDTTEVNLNNIENITSQMLIQFSQALRDNTVVKSFSLANTHADDNVAIAIAGMLKVNQHITSLNIESNFITGKGVLAIMRALQHNKVLTELRFHNQRHIMGSQVEMDIVKLLKENTTLVKLGYHFDLAGPRMSMTSILTRNMDKQRQKRMQEQRQQESGCDGAVSPKTKVLQKGTPRSSPYVSPRSSPWSSPKLPKKALPVKCQPSAPAPPPPLPPSPPPPPPPPPLPVVPEKKAPTRNIAEVIKQQESSKKALHNGQKKKKGKKSRKHENSILKEIKDSLKSVSDRKSEEGSRPSTRPSTPQRSLHDNLMEAIRASSIKQLRRVEVPEALR comes from the exons ATGTCTACCTTTGGGTATAGAAGAGAGCTCAGTAAATATGAAGACATTGATGAAGATGAGCTCCTCGCGTCCCTCACTGaagaggagctgaaggagctggagcgGGAGCTAGAGGACATAGAGCCCGACCGTAACCTTCCAGTGGGACAGCGGCAGAAGAGCCTGACAGAGAAAACACCGACAGGGACTTTCAGCCGGGAAGCACTGATGGCCTACTGGGAGAGGGAGACCAAGAAACTCCTAGAAAAAGAGAGGCTGGGTGCATGCGAGAAG GATTCTGAGCAAGAAGAAGACAATTCAGAAGAACTTCAAGAAGAATGTTTCACAGAAAGCAATAGTGAAGTGTCTGAGGAGGCATATACCGAAGAGGAtgatgaagaagaagatgaagaggaagatgaagctGAGAGTGATGATGAACATGAGGACGAGCAAAATGCTGCAGCTGGCAGGCGTTCTGACCACATCAGACACAAAAAGTGTAATGGTGCAAAGGACAATGAAAACTTCCTCAATGGCCATCATGGAAAAGACAGTGATAATCGGAGCTTAAAAAGCAGTGCCATCCACCCTTGTGGAAATCCAACAGTTATTGAAGATGCTTTGGAAAAAGTTAGGAGCAATGACCCTGACACCACGGAGGTCAATCTGAACAACATTGAAAACATCACTTCACAGATGCTTATACAATTTTCTCAAGCGCTGAGGGACAACACAGTGGTTAAGTCGTTCAGCTTGGCTAACACCCATGCTGATGACAACGTGGCAATAGCTATTGCTGGTATGTTAAAGGTTAATCAGCATATAACTAGTCTGAATATTGAGTCAAATTTTATCACAGGTAAAGGTGTGCTGGCCATCATGAGAGCTTTGCAGCATAACAAGGTTCTAACAGAACTGCGGTTCCACAATCAGAGGCACATCATGGGCAGCCAGGTGGAAATGGACATAGTCAAACTGTTGAAAGAGAACACCACCCTGGTAAAGCTGGGGTACCACTTTGACCTTGCTGGCCCAAGAATGAGCATGACAAGTATCCTGACAAGAAATATGGATAAACAAAGGCAAAAGCGTATGCAGGAGCAGCGGCAACAAGAGTCAGGTTGTGATGGAGCTGTCAGTCCAAAGACCAAAGTTTTGCAGAAGGGGACACCTCGGTCCTCACCTTATGTGTCGCCTAGAAGCTCACCATGGTCTTCCCCAAAGCTCCCTAAGAAAGCACTGCCAGTGAAATGTCAGCCTTCAGCACCTGCACCCCCACCTCCCCTTCCCCCCTCGCCCCcacctccccctcctcctccccctcttcCAGTTGTTCCAGAGAAGAAGGCACCTACCAGGAATATAGCTGAAGTCATCAAACAGCAAGAAAGCTCAAAAAAAGCCTTACATAatggacagaaaaagaaaaaaggcaaaaaaagcagaaaacatgaGAACAGCAtattgaaagaaattaaagattCTTTAAAATCAGTCTCAGACAGAAAATCAGAGGAAGGTTCACGACCCTCCACCCGGCCATCCACCCCACAAAGGTCTCTCCATGACAACCTTATGGAAGCAATTCGGGCAAGCAGCATAAAGCAATTAAGGAGG GTGGAGGTACCAGAAGCCCTTCGGTGA